TTCTGGAATGTCCCTGCTGCGTGTCCTTGTCAGCAGGTGTGTGCGCACACCCTCGCGCAAAACGTGTCCAACTCTACCTGTTTTGTGTGTTATATGTGTTTAGAAGACCATGAGCCTTATTGATAGCACTgacctccctcccccccccacccaccaacACACACTATAGTCAATCCATTGCCTGGCGTGCAGTGCAGGAAGAGCCTTCCTAAAAAGCTCACCTTATTTGCCCTAATTTATTATAAGGTTTTTCAATTCAGTTACCTGCTGAGAACCCAACTTTCCTTCCATCTAACTAAAGGAGCAGTACATGCTGTGTGTATTATGACCTGATATGATCTCAGCTACAGGCCTTTGACACACAATTATTGCCATAAGCTTATTGAAAAATCCATGTTTGCCACATGTTCCATTAACACTTTTCTCCGCTTAAAGGGAGTGTGTTTGCTTTGGGTGCCGAGAATCGGATTGGTGCTTTTCATCGTGTTTTACACCTTCGGCAATCTTGCCTCTCTGGTAAGGTGAGTCTAACTCTGCTGTATCTGCACCCACTGTGTATCTGATGTAAAATAACCTCTCTCTTAATAAAGAAAGCATGATAAGAACAGTATAGAATTATTTTAAGATCCTGTAAGGTGTCCCCCCAAGTAGTAGAAAGGTAGGTGTGATGTAGTCTGTCAGGTATTCCCTGTACGGTACTTCTACCCTTTAGGGTGAGGGATTGGACCCCATCCGCTACCTTGATAAGCGGTGATTTGATTGGgtctcttttgtttttacatttattcacttagcagatgcttttcttcaaagcgacttacaatggacaccatgtagtgttaccagcccacacaccgtattcaccaaggtgatttacactgctagatacactacttacaatgggtcactcatccatacatttttgttttaatgtctgGGCTGATGTTCTGGGTTCTAATGTTAATTCACAGGATCCCTGTAAACCACGCAGACGCTGCACTGTTAGAGGCGTTGTGTTTCATTGCCAGCAGATggatccccactcctgctgtagtaccctgaattACTTTCCTTCTAtcgctctggtaaaaattacccagctttataaatgggtgaatcattgtaagtagctttgcgCTGTcgtttgaataaaagtgtcagctagattgATCAGTAACATCAAATGTGGTGTatgttacatttaatcatttagctgatgcttttctccaaagcggcttacgtTGTTAAGCTccctacactgatttacccgttgatacagcagggtaacttttaccggagcaattgaGGCTAAGTGTCTTGTttaaggatattacagcagcaggtgggattcaaatatGCAGCCTCTAAGTCTGAAGGTCACTGTTCTAACTGCTAAGATAAATATAATGTCAGAATTGGTAGCTTAAGGTTTTTGGATTTTGTTGAGATTGTCACTGTGACATGAAGTATATGCAAAAGTTGGGTTTATAATGGAAGAGGCATAGTGTCTATTTGCTTTACAGAGTGAAAGAACACAGTAGGCAGTGAAATTTCCGTTGTTTAGACAATGACCCCGTAACCAGGAAAAATGCACTTGTGCTTAATAATAATCCGGTTGTATGAGAAAAGGTggatattttcattaactgttatgtgtgtgtcttcctctgACTCATGATTGTTGCGAGTAAAGACAAGGCTCCCATTATGCCAAGCTGTTTGGATGTGAACTTTCCCTCTGGTTTCTTTTGTGTATCCCGACGGTTGTTGGTTTTAGTGTGCATTCACCTGTGTCACATGGCGCTGCAAGGAACACGCTAAGACGCGTTTCAGAGGCGCTTGTCCGGTGCATGAAAGCGCACGCTAACGGTGCCGTCGTCTCCTGCCTCCAGCACTATGTTCATCATGGGgcccctgaagcagctgaagcGAATGTGCGACAAGACGCGAGTTTTCGCCACCATCCTCATGCTGGTAAGACCCTGTTGagactgctgcctttagacccaaaggtcacaggtttgaatcccacctccagctgtagtacccttgagcaaggtacttactctaaattgctgcagtaaaattactcagctgtataaatgggtaaataattgtaggtggatgaacattgtatgtcgctttgggggggaggagcatcagctaaaggaataaatgttataaaacacTGCACCGCATCAGAAAACCAGCCTCATCTCTCTTGTTAAGTGGCTGCAACTTTTCCGCTCTTAAATTGCGAGGATTAGTGGCTCACCTTTAGGAAGAGCGTAAGCGATTGCGTTCTCGGCACGTTCCTCTTTGCGGAGCGTGGTCCTGTCAGCAGACGTGGGCTGTTTTATTCGGGAGCTGCGGATGGCTGCAGCACGACGCTTTTGGCATCTGCAGCGCTCCACTCCTCCTGATGGGCAGCACTCGGGAAGTCGTGCTCTTGTGAGTGGAGAGAGGGGCAGAATTGAGATCCCACCCTTGTTAGATTGGCAAGTCTGCGGGTTCGGAGAGCCCTTTTTACTGGCTCTGGACCTGGCCGGGCtgggctcggctcggctcggctgcCTGAGACGGGTGCTCTGTGCCAGTGTGCAAATGGCTTTTACTGGGCCTGCCAAACCCAGGCAATGCTGGCAGCATGGTTACCAGCCATTCATCCGCTAGGGCCGGGTCAACTACATCTCCACCGGCTTGTAAACAAATAGCACAAAAAGgcgaaagcaaaaaaaaaaaaaacaaaacaaaaactttttttattatctctttGTAGTGGATTGCTGATCCACTCAGGTAAACGGATTTAGTGCTGTTTTGTTTAGCCGCCGAAATTTAATTCTCACGCGTCTGAGACTAAAAACGTGTCATCAGGGTTCGCTCTGGAGTTTGACTTCACTGGTAGAATTTAAGGTTAATAATTATCCTAAGATAATTCTAGGTATTTTCTCTGTTGGTTCAtgtgaaggtgtgtggggttttattttttttatttaaattataaatggcAGACGAAATGGTAAATTCATACTTCACCcctttttcctgtcttttgttttcctgtcttaGTTAAAGGCTTTTAATATATTTGACCTGGTTTGATAGGTTTTCCTTGCTCTGACCCTATGTGCTGCATTTTGGGTAAGTTACGTTACTTTATCgtgtcatattttgtttttgtctgcgTGTTCTGCGCTGAAACGACGACATTCTAAAATCCATGCTTTCTTATTTCATGCAACACGTGTCCTTGGTGATTTTCATCAGTGGAAGAGCAATGGTCTTGCTCTgctcttttgcattttgcaatTCCTGGCCTTTGCCTGGTGAGTAAATGCTCCCGATAGTGTCGCAACATTATGCAAAGCGGCACGGTGACAGTTCATGTTAATAGAAATGCTTCAGTCTGAAGTGGTGTTATCCACAAGAAGTCAAAACGAGACTCGTATTATGCAAGTCTTTTATTATACTACTTTCATCGTGGACCCTTTATGAACACAGGGTTGCGTTCATCCATCATAATAATAGAACTAGACCGATTTTAAATAATGGCAAATTTTTCTTCACCCTTCCGCAAGCTGTATTGTGGCGAAACatataatttaaatgattttgccCGTGTGTTTCGGCCTGGTGATGTTTGATTTAGCGACTGCGCGACTTCCGTAGCGCCCGCTGAACGTTGCCGTTTTCCCGCACTTGGCTGTCACCTGGGGCTTGTGACCCGGGAGAGACCAGGGACAGAATAGCCAGTATTGACACCGGTGGGAATCCAGACAGTCAGGTTTCCTCCTGATGGCTCTCTGGTACACAAcataattaatctttttttttttttttttttttttttttaacaggccAATTATTTATCTAGCTTTCAGCTCAGGCAATTTGTATAAGGGCAGAATAGCTCACGCCAAGCCTGgtaaatgtgctgctttttgtCCTGTCAACCACGCTCCTTTACAGTGGCACCACACAGTCAAAAACAGCCTTTAAAGAATTTAGCGAAAGCTCTGCGCCCTGCAGTTTTAGCACTTGCGCCATTGCTTCACGCTTGAAAGAACCGCTTTTTGTTTGATTGACGTTTATTTGTAAGGTTCGGTACAGCAAACAGACGTGTCTAGCCTGGGTTGTGTAGCACGGCTTGCTGAAAGGTGCATATTATGGACGCAGTGacatatataaagaaaaataagtttACAGGGTGTCtttttgtaatgtattttaCTTTCAGTTTATTGGTATTGTTGGTTTTAAAAGCTCGGCCACAGAATTCTCTGTAAAGATGCAGAGGCCTTTTACGTGCATCATGTAGAAGCACTTTCGATCCCATGTCATGGAAACTAATTTTGTGTCGTTTACAGGTATGGCCTCTCCTATATTCCATTTGCAAGGTTAGTTACCCATTTCTATCACGTTGTAAGTTGATTTTACAATAGATTTTTACAATATGTATGTGAGTACTTATGTGTAATGATGAGTTGCAGTGTTTACTTGGTGTTTGACATGTGTGAAGGCTGCTTTTTGTGAACAGTTAGCAGTGTTTCTGCACTgataatgtaatttattaatttttttttttttttttttttgcctgcaaaACAAGGTTAAGCTATGGTTCTGGATGACTCTGTTCCCAGATACAAGTTTCCCGTTGAAAGCGATAAGATTTACCATAGGGCAGATGGTAGTGAGGCTTCTGACCCAAAGGACCTTTGTTGAGATGGTTAAGGTGCAGGCAGAACGATAACCTGGGAAGTTCTgacctctttaaaaaaaaaaaaaaaaaaaaaaacgacccACAATTGCATGTCAGTGGCCTCATATAAggcttaaaatgaaaacaaaggcaCTACATTTCGATGCTATAGCTTGGCTTCCTCACCACTAATTTcttgatgaaatattaaaatgagagCACACGGAAATGTAATTTCCAAAGTCAGAATCCATTTATGAACGGCAATGTAGTGTGATGTAGGACTGCTTCTTATGAGCAGGTGTAAAGTTAGCCGGAATTTTAGACGCATATACATCTAAAAAATGTACGGTGTGCTCTTCGTAATGAGTGGAATGCGGGCAGGGCAAAGTTTCGTTCTAATCCGAGCCAagatgaaagtgtgtgtttagtgGACGCGGTGGGCAGAGAGGACGTTTTGGCTGATGAATACCTGCCGGATGTGTGTTCTCGCTTCCAGGGACGCCGTGATAAAGATGTTCACCCTTTGTTTGAAGTGAGGACTACTTCTTTGGCCTACATCCTTCTCCCACCGCTTAGGACCACATATCCCCCAGCCCCCTGCTTCCATATCCCAGAGCACTTGGGGGGAAGTCATGGGGGCCAACTGCACCTTCCAGGAAAATGATACCCAAGTGTCCTCAGTACATTGTGGCCTTGAACACATTCCAAAGCGCAATTCCAATACCCAAATGGTCTGTGGGAGAGGGGGGCTGTTGAAGAGGGTCTTCACGtagctttttgtgttttttttttttaactctgtaGATCACTATAGTTTCACAGTGCTGTCTGAAAACAGGGACAGAGCTTTGCTAGAGTTGTGGCTCCCTGTTGTTGGTCTGCCTTCCCTGTAAATCCTTTTTGCTGCGGAACAGATACACGCATGTAACATGTTGCGCTACTACCGACGTGCCTGCGTGTGGTTTGCGTGGCGGTCAAGTGAAGGACGAGCTTAGTGCGTGGTTAGCTGGTCGTGCAGATTGGGGTTTCTTGGGCACTTTGTGTAACCCTGTCTCTCTTTTTAATAAGCCTCCctctctttaaatatttaattaaacctTAAATACAGAGATGCATTACATAAGGAAACTTTGCCTCTGTTTTTCCAGAGTTTTTAATATCCGTGGACTGTTGTTTAACTTGGTCCTCTGGGTCTTTGAAAATTGTGCTTTGGTCCACAACTCTGTTATCTGACTTTGTTTTTGCGAATGGTTTGTTGGTGACAAAGGGACATTGATTATGGTGACCTACGAGGTCTGGGCATTAATGGCTTTACTGGCAATTAAGCAATTAACAACAATTAAGACAACCACTCATCTAGGATAAAAACAAGGGGTAAAATCCAAGAAAAGTGGTCAGCGTCAACACTTGAAATTGAACCTTGTGTATGCCTTGATTTTCTGTAAATCCGCTACTTGGCTTTTTCTGTGTAAATTTCCGTATCCTAACTATTTTGTCAGTATCTTGGCGATTTAGGCCGATGGAACTTTTGGGGCCTTCTACTGTTTTATCACTACTTTATGATGCCACATGTGAGGACGCTGAGCTCGTTGGCTTGAGACGGCACAGATTTGTTTTGCTGGCCGCATAGAGACCGGGAAGggaaaaagcaatttaaatatatatatatatatatatacatacacacactgaaggtTGCAACAGTAAATTTGTAGTTATTCCCTATAGGAATGTTTGTGTCACTACAAAGTGGGTGTTGTAAAACAATATGTCATATAACTGCATAAGCACTGGCTGCATGCAGATTTTTGACACTCCCCTTAGATGTGGTACCACATCTAGATGGAACTGAGAAGAAAAGACACGAGTGAACATTGGGCTTTTGCTTTTCTGCTTGATGTCAGGAGCAGAGTCCACAGCAAGAGACACTGGTACGAGTGGACATGCAGGCCAAGGGTGCCTGCAGTTGGCATAGCTATAAATCACCGTTCCATCACTACAGGTCCTGTTTGTGAAGTTTCTGTGCCTTGCTCTGCACTGCCTTTCCATGTGGATCTTGGCTGATCCATGTAACACATCCCTGCTTTTGGGAACAGAACAAATTATTGTAATGATTGAGTCATTCTTTCTGTACTTAATGTGTGGTGAAGTGGACATCGCTTCGACtttaaatatgtgtaatattttatttggcaGAGTTTTAAAATCAAACTGAATGTACAAGGTTTGCCTTCaggaaatatttattatataatttctAAACGTTAGTGTACCGTGTCATGGGTGGATGCagtactttttttcttcttactaTGATAGTGGACAAAGTGAAGGAATTGTTAACTTCTTGGGTTTAATGTTCCATACTAAAAGCTTGAGTTGTTCATGTGTGCGCTTCCTGGGATGTTGTCAACATTCTGTTGACGGTGAACTCTTAGGAATACTCAGTCACGTATTCCTGATCATTACAAGGTCAGGTCTGAAGTACCTGCTTAAATTTCTCCCTTGTAAATGGG
This genomic window from Scleropages formosus chromosome 1, fSclFor1.1, whole genome shotgun sequence contains:
- the sft2d2a gene encoding SFT2 domain containing 2a isoform X2, coding for MDKLKRVLSGQDENIDDVNILQAANEASTLGWGTRVKGFIACFVIGVICSVLGVCLLWVPRIGLVLFIVFYTFGNLASLVSTMFIMGPLKQLKRMCDKTRVFATILMLVFLALTLCAAFWWKSNGLALLFCILQFLAFAWYGLSYIPFARDAVIKMFTLCLK
- the sft2d2a gene encoding SFT2 domain containing 2a isoform X1, producing the protein MDKLKRVLSGQDENIDDVNILQAANEASTLGWGTRVKGFIACFVIGVICSVLGVCLLWVPRIGLVLFIVFYTFGNLASLHYVHHGAPEAAEANVRQDASFRHHPHAGFPCSDPMCCILVEEQWSCSALLHFAIPGLCLVWPLLYSICKGRRDKDVHPLFEVRTTSLAYILLPPLRTTYPPAPCFHIPEHLGGSHGGQLHLPGK